gtaggcttctacttgttctctaagggagttcttcacgtctttcttgaagtcctccagcatcatgatcaaatatgattttgaaactagatcttgcttttctggtgtgtttggatattccatgtttgttttgatgggagaattgggctccgatggtgccatgtagtcttggtttctgttgcttgggttcctgcgcttgcctctcgccatcagattatctctagtgttactttgttctgctatttctgacagtggctagactgtcctataagcctgtgtgtcaggagtgctgtagacctgttttcctctctttcagtcagttatggggacagagtgttctgctttcgggcgtgtagtttttcctctctacaggtcttcagctgttcctgtgggcctgtgtcttgagttcaccaggcagctttcttgcagcagaaaagttggtcttacctgtggtcccgaggctcaagttcgctcgtggggtgctgcccacgggctctctgcagcggcagcaaccaggaagacctgtgccgccccttccaggagcttcagtgcaccagggttccagatggtctttggctttttcctctggcgtccgagatgtgtgtgcagagagcagtctcttctggtttcccaggcttgtctgcctctctgaaggttcagctctccctcccacgggatttgggtgcagagaactgtttatcaggtgtttccctcaggttccggcagtgtctcaggccggggtcctgccgctcctgggccctcccccacgggaacccagaggccttatacagtttcctcttgggccagggatgtgggcaggggtgagcagtgttggtggtctcttccgctctgcagcctcaggagtgcccacctgaccaggcggttgggtctctctctcacagggtctgggggcagagagctgctgcgggccgggatccgcgggtgtgggacttctggtaaacacagaacgtgcccagtcctagaggaattctgcttccgtgtgtcccaagctcaccaggcagctttcttgcagcagaaaagttggtcttacctgtggtcccggggctcaagttcgctcgtggggtgctgcccacgggctctctgcagcggcagcaaccaggaagacctgtgccgccgttttcAACATGCAttccttttattaaaatgtatcatTAAATAAAACTTTTGCAACTCTGTTTTCTCTTTACAATATAATATTGGTCACAGCAATACAAAATGAGAATCCATAATCTGAATATGTAAATTGTTCAAAGCTACTTTGTAAATTGTTCATGCAACTTTGTGTTTGTAGACATGATACCTCAAGTTGAAAAATTCACAAATGACCTTATATGATGATGGATCATAAATACAGGCATTCTGAAAGTATTTTGTAAAATGTCCTTAAcagtatgtagatagatagatagatagatagatagatagatagatagatatgatgaTGGATCATAGCCAAAATGCAGGCATTCTGAAAGTATTTTCTAAAATTTCCTTAAacagtgtgtatatataaatatacactgttataaaatttatatatataaatttatatatatatttatatatatgtggggagagagagaggtacatagatagatagaaatagatagataaatttcATGTGTACATTTGGATCTATCCCTCACAATATCTTAATATGTGAATATTCAAAAAATCCTAAATCTAAAATACTTCTTTGTCTCATGCATTTTCGATAAAAACTGCACAATCTGTAGTAGTAATGATGGTGGTGCTAATGGTACAAGTGGTAGCAAACAACCTCACACTATGCGCAGCACTCTACTGAAGAAATACTTTATATGCATAGGCAACTTTAATCCCCATAATAACATTATGAAATAGACACCGTGATCATTCACATATTAGAGGTGAGGGACTGAGGTACAGAGTAAATAAGATTTACACACCTGATCACTAGCACAACTGGGATAGTCCCTACAAAATGAATACTTGTTTACAGATGTTTCAATATCAGGACACAGAACTGTTTTgtactttgtgggttttttttaaatcaatacaGAGGATGAAATCCAGGACCTCTTAtatgctagacaagcattctactacAGAGTGAAACACCTTGCTCAgagatatattattttgttttctttaatttgattattttagtTTTGCTATAGGATTTCACACATATATTACCCAGGCTGATCCTGAAGgtgggattctcctgcctcagctgacaTAGGAatattatagttttatttttctcttgtattCATACATCATGATTTATTGATGAACTTCATGTTGAAGgaactctgtgtaatttctggtAATGACATGGTGATGACCTGTCATCTTTATTTTCATGGataggcatttcttttttttttaattttattagatatatttctttacttacatttcaaacattattccccttcccggtttcctgtccataagcacccattctctcccttccccctcccccatacgggtattccccctatatatcGCCCTTATtaccccccccccatattcccctgcactgggggtccaaccttggcaggaccaagggctttccattccactggtgcccaacaaggctattctctgctacatatgcagttggagctctgagtcagtccatgtacaatATTTGGGTAGTgtattagtccctggaagctttggttggttggcattgttgttcttatggggttgcaagctccttcaattctttcagtccttcctctaatttccctcaagggggtcctgttctcagttcagtggtttgctgctagcattgacctctgtattggacatgctctagatgtttctctcaggagagatctatatccagaccctttcagcatgcattttctggcttcatcaatcttaatctagttttggtggctgcatatatatgagccacatgtgggccaggctctgaatggccattccttgagttgctgctctaaactttgcttccatatcccctcctatggatattttttcccttttaagaaggagtgggagcatctgcattttgatcatccttcttcttaagctccctgtggtctgtggattgcatcttgggtaattcaaccTTTTTGGCTAATAACCATTTATCgctgagtgcatatcaagtgtgtttttctgtgatagagtaacctcactcagggtgatactttctaattcattccatttgcctatgaatttcatgaagtcattgtttttgatagctgagtagtacaccattgtgtagatgtaccacattttctgaatccattcctctgttgaagggcatctgggttctttccagcttctggctatcataaatagtgctgctatgaacatagtggagaatgtctttgttgtatgttggctcatcttttgggtatatgcccaggagaggtatagctgggtcctcaggtagtagaatatccaattttccgaggaaccttcagactgatttccagaatggttgtaccagtttgcaatcccaccaacaatggaggagtgttcctctttctccacatcctcgccagcatttgctgtcacctgagatttttatcttagccattctgactggtgtgaggtggaatctcagggttgttttgatttgcatttccctgatgactaaggatgtcgaacatttctttaggtgctttttgtccATTTggtaatcctcagctgagaatgttttgtttagctctgtaccccatttttaatagggttatttggctctcttcggtctaccttcttgagttctgtgtatattttggatattagccctctagcagatgtaggattggtaaagatcttttcccaatctgttggttgctattttgtcctaatgacagtatcttttgctttacaaaagctttccagtttcatgaggtcccatttgttgattcttgatcttagagcataagccattggtgttttgttcaggaacttttccacagtgcccatgtgttcgagactcttccccactttttcttctattagtttgagtatatctggtttgatgtgctggtccttgatccacttggacttaagctttgtacagggtgataagagtggatccatctgcattcttctacatgttgacctccagttgaaccagcacgatttgttgaaaatgctatctttcttccattggatggttttagctcctttgtcaaaaatcaagtgaccataggtgtgtgggttcatttctgggtattcaattcccttccactgatctatctgcctgtctctgtaccaataccatacagtttttataactattgttctgtaatattgcttaaagtcagggatggtgaatcccccagaagttcttttattgtgaagtGTAGTTGtcgctatcctgggtattttgttattccaaatgaatttgcaaattgctctttctatctctataaagaattgagtaggaattttgatgtggattgcattgaatctgtagattgcttttggcaaaatggccatctttactatattaatcctgccaatccatgagcatgggagatctttccatcttctgcgatcttcctcaatttctttcttcagagacttgaagttcttatcatacagacctttcacttgcttggttaaagtcacaccaagatattttatattatttgggactattgtgaagagtgtcatttccttaatttatttctcagcctgtttagtctttgagtagaggaaggctactaatttgtttgagttaattttataccccgacactttgctgaacttgtttatcaggttaagtagatctctgatggaacttttgggatcacttaagtacactatcatatcatctgcaaatagtgatattttgatttcttcccttctaatttgtatccttttgacctcctttcactctctgatttctctggcttctAAAATGTCTCTTTGAAGAGGTGGGTTTGTTGTGAATGTGCATAAATATTACCAAACTGCCTTTTGAAATGTTTTTTCAAGTTGATAGCTTTCCTGATAATTAGTGAAAAGATCTTTGTGAATCTTCTTGTCATAGTTCAAAGATTTGCAATATGATAATTGGACATATCTtatgttttggtttgtgtttatcaACATGGTtcaacaactttgtttttctctttcttatttcttttgtgaattgtTTTTTCCAAATACCCCTTTTTAAAGTGAGTTTCAAatctttttcttcctatttttaacattttgtaGAATATAAATTTTGtagatttattaaaatatagcAAATAAAAAAGCCTATAAAGTATACAGTTTTATGAACTTCTACAGTTTAAAAACCCTTGCATAAACAGTACTTGGATCAAAAAAGCGGAGGAAATAGCATGGCTGCCAGAAGCTTCCATGCCATTTCCAATTATTTACTCTTGATTTATCTTAACAGCTTTCTCATTTCTATCATcacaaattatttttctctttttgaattttgcataaatggaaatatacaaattatatttTTGGACCTGACTTCTTTTACAAGTCATGAAATTTTGTGAAGCTGGGACTAGAACCCAGATCCTTACAAATTTTAGGTAAGCACTCGTCTACTGAGCTATATCTCTCACtcatcatgttttaaatatacTTACAACCTTGTTACTCTGATATTGTGTAACATTCTGTTGCATAAGAATCTCACAATTACTCTTCAAATCAACTGCtaataaatgtttacatttttgctattataaataGTATTTCTGTGAATATTCTTGTTCATGTGTTGATGAACCTGTGTGCATATTTTCTTTAGATACATACCAAAGAGTAAGGCTGAAACTTTATAGAAGTATTTTCAGTTTTAACAATTCTACCAAGCCATTTTCCAAAGTGTTTGTACCATTTTACTCTAGGCAGGGTATGAAAATTTGTGTTGTTCCACATCACTTACAACATTTAGGTTGTTAGACTTAATTTTAACTGTTCTGTTAGAAAACACTAGTATCTCAGTGAGGcttatgtttgtgtttctctgatgAGTAGTGTTGTGAAGCATCTTTTTGTATGTGTATCCACTATTTGCATATCATCTTTTGTGGAACATCTATTGAACATTTTTCCTTTTACTATTGGACTATCAATATTTATACCATTAGTTCTTAATTGTTTCTATAGTATGAAGGTCCTTTCCTTTGATTAGATCTTGCAAATCTTGAAGAAGACTGTTGCAGTGCTGAGAATGGAGTTCAGAACCTATACATGCTGGACAAGTATTCTAGAACTGAGCTATAACTCTAGAGTCcctaaggatttttttaaatggtaAAACAACATCTTCTATATGAAGTATATTTCCTTTATAATAAAGAGCATTATCACTTCAGTTAGCTTggtctgatctctctctctctttctctctctctccccactctctgtgtatgtcttgccctcccccttctcttacaaacacatacacacacatcatacatactccataaatatgttcaaatataatttgtcaatttttaaagtattaaattAAAGATTTACTAATATTTGGAAATCATGTTACTTTTTCAAAACTAATTgaataaaagtatacaattacaggGATCAGTGTCATTTGAGGATGTATCTGTGGACTTCACTCAGGAAGAATGGAATCAACTGGACCCTGTTCAGAGGAGCCTATACAGAGACGTGATGCTAGAGAATTATAGCCATCTTGTCTCTTTGGGTGAGGATGGTCTGTTGAGTAATTTATAGTTTCCTTAATAATGTGACTTTCTGTTTCTAAAGTTTCAATACcttgggttctggggaccaaagtTCTTATTTCCTCTTAGATACAGAAGATGTTAGTTGCCTATGTGAAACATATCCTTTTTAAAACATACCTTATTAATTTTGGAAGGCTGAATGTCACACACAGTACCCAAATTTTGTATTATTTCCCATTACAGGGTATCCTATAACCAAACCAGAAGTGATCAGCTCTTTAGAGCAAGGAATCCTTGGgatcataaagaaagaaatcccaaGTTCAAATTGCACAGGTAAGAAGAGAGAATTGGAGGATGGGCATAAAAGTCCCTAGATGCTCTGGTGAAGGTTTTCCATCTTTAAGATCTAAAAAATATCTTCCTAAATATACACTGTTACTCCTCATTCCAAATTGTTACTTTAGTAGACTTTTCTAATAGTAACCTTTGAGTGAGATGTTAAGAAAGAAACTGTACTCTACTCTGGCTTAttccttctgcttctttttccattcattcaATCATCTCCAATCTTTCTGAAAGGATCTTAGGATTCTGGGTATCTCTACCCCCAATCCCAAATTAGTGTCTTTCCAGGATCCCTTTTCTTATTCATGATCCTCTGAAACTATTTTTAGTTTCTCCATGTTTAACCTAATATTCGGtcatatttcttatatttattgttattttcttgtttcaatgtccaTTGGGTCACCTTGTAGTTTGCTCCATCAGACTCTTAGTATAAGAGAGACACATGCTTGGAATGTCTTTCTGGAAAATACGTAGCATtaggacaaaataaaaatgaacatcaTCAGAAGCCTGCTTCTGACTGGCTGTATTTACAGAGTTTGGGttattacttttcttttcagAAGATGGGCAAGCTGAATACAACCTGGCATGGaatcagaaaaaacaaaatatgccCCTGGAACAGACTATATCCGTTATTGAGAAAAATGTGACTGAAGAAAGAAGTTATGAATGTGATGGATTTGTAAGCCCACTTTCCCAGAACACATGGGCAATTTCTTCAGGACCGACACCCTATATGAATAACTTATTTGGGGAAAGTATTGAAGATAATTTAGGTTTACTCAATCCTAGTAGTCTGAACTTTGCATCTCAGGAATGTTATGAATGTAATAAATGTAGGAAATTATTAATTCCTGGCAGACATGAGATAAGTGACGGAATGAAGTCCCATGAGTATAATATGTATGGAAAAGAGCATATTTATAACTTTGTTCATCATGACAACTTAACTCAACTTGGAGACAAAGCCTATGACTGTCCTGAGTGTAGAATAACCCTCGGCCCAAGTTCACTCCTTTTCGTTCATCAGATCACTCACATAGGAGAAAAGCCTTATGAATGGGCAAGATGCAGAGAAGCAATCAACAACACAGCACACCTCAGTCTACATCAAACAATGCACGTGGGAGACAAGCTTTttgaatgtaatgaatgtggcaaaTCCTTCAGAGAAGAGTCAACACTGCATATACATCAAAGAACACATACAGGTGAAAAACCATATATATGCACGGAGTGTGGCAGTGCTTTCCAAGAAAAGACAAATCTTATCATACATAGGAGAACTCACAAAGGCAAGAAGCCCTATAAATGTACAGATTGTGAGAAAACCTTCAACCAAAAGGCACATCTGAATGTACATCAGAGAACACACACGGGAGAAAAACCTTTTGAATGTACCAATTGTGGCAAGTACTTCAGAGAGAAATCAACTTTGAATATACATCAAAgaactcatacaggagagaaaccatatGTGTGCAATGAGTGTGGCAAAGCCTTCAGAGAAAAGACAAAACTCATTATACATCAGAGAactcacacaggagagaaaccctatgaatgtttGGAATGTGGGAGAGCCTTTAACCAAAAGGCACACCTCAGTGTACATCAGAGaagacacacaggagagaaacctttcGAATGCAAtgaatgtggcaaagccttcagAGAAAAGTCAACACTTCGCAGACATcaaagaattcatacaggagaaaaaccttatGTGTGTTCAGAATGTGGAAAAGCCTTTACCCTTAAGCTAAGCCTCAGTGCTCaccagagaattcatacaggGGAAAAAACAGATGGATGTACTATATGTGGAAAAGTCTTCTCCAGGAAGTCATACCTCCTGTTACATCAGAGAGCTCATACAAGAGAAAAATTTGAGAAATCATATGAATgcaatgaatgtgataaagcatTCTTCCAGAAATCATATCTCATTATTCACCAGAGAGTTcacacaggggagaaaccctACGAGTGCAATATATGTGagaaatctttctcccaaaagtcATATCTCATTATTCATCAAAGAAcccatacaggagagaaaccatatCAATGTGATAAGTGTAGCAGAGCCTTCAGAGAGAAGTCCAAACTCACTGTGCATCAGAGAACGCACataggagagaaaccctatgactGCTCTGAATTGGAAAGAAACTTTCCAGAGATCAAAGTTCCTCATGGATTAGAGAATTTAGAgatgagagaaaacaaagaactgaaaatagAAAATCGGTCATAGTAAAGTTAAAGAAAAGGGAACTGTAAAAATTGATAGGGAAATTGTGCTGTAGCTAAGGTGCTTTTCTGAACATATGACACTTAGGCTTAAAGACCAGAACCAGCCATGTTGGGAGAGGAGCATTCTGAGTCAAAGAAATAGGAAGCTCCACTTTCTTAAGGAAAAGAACTTGGCCTCTGTACTTTTGCATCATGAATCTATTGAATTATCATTTCTAATCAAAGAGGTTGTTCAGTTCTGAAATCTTTTCAAGTCTTGAATGTATGAAATCtgttaattgaaaaacaaaccTCATCATAAATGTGGGCATAAGTATAAAAAGaattcaattaattaatttaaataagtATAGTTCCTCAGAAGTGAAGTAAAGGGAATCTGTGTTTCCAAATTTAATATCAAAAACTTatagaaaacataaaaagaactTATTAGAAAAAGTAGTTTACCAGACAATTTTAAGTTAAAGATTTAAATATAACCATTAAAGGAACAACAaagaatatattataaaattccaaattattttaataatcagAATAATGCAAGAAGATACTACTAGTGTATCAAATTCAATGTTAAGCAGTAACAACAGTTGATAATGCCAATGTTTTCTTCCTAACCTGATCTGGGAGGACTATAAGCTTCCAAGAAGGACTATAAGCTGCCTAATAGGCTTTAGAAGACATGTTTTTGAGACAAACTCACCAGAGTTATTTTCTGCTGCTTTTAATGAATGCCTACCACATTCAGAATTTTGTCAATAGCCAGCATAATAGCATCCTTTATGGACTGCCAGAGAGAtgtgaaatttggttatctatacTGGCTGGGGTGAAATAATGGGAAATTCCAGTTAACATTTAAGAAGAGGTCTTGAACTCTCCTGGTCATACAGTAGCAACTAGCTGTTTTAATGatcatttgtgtttatttttgatgAATGCTGAAAGTAAGGCTTTGGGTAACTGGGCCCTGACCATAGACTAcaaacaacatgaggaactactTCATCAGAATAGCTGTTTCCAATGGGACTGCCCagtgaaatgagagaaaataGCAAGTTCTTAAGAGATGTGTCTTGACATAGCCTGAAACCCAGGCATTCTgtaaaaagaaattattattttgtgtgtccTTTGAATTCTTTACCTAAATTCCAAGTCTGTCATTTTCAACTTTAGATTTAAATCATGAAAGAGATAACAGGAAGCTGGAGCTTAGAA
The window above is part of the Rattus norvegicus strain BN/NHsdMcwi chromosome X, GRCr8, whole genome shotgun sequence genome. Proteins encoded here:
- the Zfp300 gene encoding zinc finger protein 84 isoform X2, translated to MTESQGSVSFEDVSVDFTQEEWNQLDPVQRSLYRDVMLENYSHLVSLGYPITKPEVISSLEQGILGIIKKEIPSSNCTDGQAEYNLAWNQKKQNMPLEQTISVIEKNVTEERSYECDGFVSPLSQNTWAISSGPTPYMNNLFGESIEDNLGLLNPSSLNFASQECYECNKCRKLLIPGRHEISDGMKSHEYNMYGKEHIYNFVHHDNLTQLGDKAYDCPECRITLGPSSLLFVHQITHIGEKPYEWARCREAINNTAHLSLHQTMHVGDKLFECNECGKSFREESTLHIHQRTHTGEKPYICTECGSAFQEKTNLIIHRRTHKGKKPYKCTDCEKTFNQKAHLNVHQRTHTGEKPFECTNCGKYFREKSTLNIHQRTHTGEKPYVCNECGKAFREKTKLIIHQRTHTGEKPYECLECGRAFNQKAHLSVHQRRHTGEKPFECNECGKAFREKSTLRRHQRIHTGEKPYVCSECGKAFTLKLSLSAHQRIHTGEKTDGCTICGKVFSRKSYLLLHQRAHTREKFEKSYECNECDKAFFQKSYLIIHQRVHTGEKPYECNICEKSFSQKSYLIIHQRTHTGEKPYQCDKCSRAFREKSKLTVHQRTHIGEKPYDCSELERNFPEIKVPHGLENLEMRENKELKIENRS
- the Zfp300 gene encoding zinc finger protein 84 isoform X1, which produces MTESQGSVSFEDVSVDFTQEEWNQLDPVQRSLYRDVMLENYSHLVSLGYPITKPEVISSLEQGILGIIKKEIPSSNCTEDGQAEYNLAWNQKKQNMPLEQTISVIEKNVTEERSYECDGFVSPLSQNTWAISSGPTPYMNNLFGESIEDNLGLLNPSSLNFASQECYECNKCRKLLIPGRHEISDGMKSHEYNMYGKEHIYNFVHHDNLTQLGDKAYDCPECRITLGPSSLLFVHQITHIGEKPYEWARCREAINNTAHLSLHQTMHVGDKLFECNECGKSFREESTLHIHQRTHTGEKPYICTECGSAFQEKTNLIIHRRTHKGKKPYKCTDCEKTFNQKAHLNVHQRTHTGEKPFECTNCGKYFREKSTLNIHQRTHTGEKPYVCNECGKAFREKTKLIIHQRTHTGEKPYECLECGRAFNQKAHLSVHQRRHTGEKPFECNECGKAFREKSTLRRHQRIHTGEKPYVCSECGKAFTLKLSLSAHQRIHTGEKTDGCTICGKVFSRKSYLLLHQRAHTREKFEKSYECNECDKAFFQKSYLIIHQRVHTGEKPYECNICEKSFSQKSYLIIHQRTHTGEKPYQCDKCSRAFREKSKLTVHQRTHIGEKPYDCSELERNFPEIKVPHGLENLEMRENKELKIENRS